The genomic window gatcaatatcaaaaataagaacaaaatattgttttaataataaaaaaataacctaataatTTACAAGTTACTTGCAAgcgatttcttttttcaagtcaattatTACATTGgaatctcatttatttattaatatatttatgaatagCATTCGAATCTCTTTTGCGATTACTGCTTTCTACGAAAATGGGACAATCCACGGAATAATGCTACTCTCTAGTACAAGAGAGGAAATGGTTCGTTCTTGCCAGTCAAAGGAAgcattaaggtttttttatggcTACTTAATTCTACTTCATCAGTATTGCTTCCCAGCATATACTTTCGGTCTGCGGAATTTCAATCACATGAACTCGGATTTTGACTTCATTTTCTGCTCCTACCCCACCTTGCTCATGTGtagttcaatatatatatatatatatattttattaacatgggtgccGAGTCAGTTTGtatgtatctcgattaatttcacgggtctcgaagttaacaaccatataaatcTTCAATGATCAtcgtattaataataatatgattcgaatctaaaactacaaaaataaataatttttttagcccGAAGCTCTTATTACTAAAACGCTATACTGGGACACTatggttaatatatataaatatttgttcTGAGTAATGTGGGCACTGACTGAGCAATCCCGTGATTGATGATGGGTGGTAATTgctttgaaaaaacaagaaatctgGACCAAGAAAGAAAGGACGTGTCTGATAAGTATCGTGCCGGGATGCTGATTACTTACCCAATAAAATGGATAATTTCATGGCACCTTTTAGTAATTAACTTTTAGTAATTAATGACGTCGTCCTAGTTATTTTCTAAatctatcttttaaaaattaataaaggagGAACAACACATCATCTACCATTTAacataatgaaaatattataaaaaaattggttgaaaatcaaatttcagaCATAAAATAACCATAGCTCAATTTCTTGGTGACCTTACAGTCGCTGGAAATTGGGCTAGTCGTCGACATGtcaataacaatatttaaaaaattaataaaggatGAACAATAGATTATCTACCCTTTAACCTAATGAAAATATTAAGAGGCTAGTGCATGAATCAGGTCTTTTATTAGCATGAGCTCGTGCTAAAAAATGTCCTCATTTTTctgtctttaaaaaaataaatgttatttcaTGCAAAAAATGTCTCGCGCCCCTGTTATTAAACGAGGAATAATTCCGAGAAtataaagttaataaatttagtAGAATGTATATTTAGAATGGATGTTCATAGGTTAATTTAagtttaagttaaaaaattttattgttttaattaaatatttttatttttgattttttctttcaacatttCCATAATGATTTCCTACcgaaggtaaaaaaacaaacaaagtatgtgaatattttttttaatttatttttttctaaagttaTCACGGTCTCGTGAACTGAATCATGAGTTTGgttgattaatttaaattgatgaatGTTAacctaatatattattatctcaaaatgttattgttttaatgtttaaaaaatatatagttaaatatatatcatattttaaattcataattaaaaattaatatattattttttcagtatatttttttaaaaaaaatattgtattaaaatttcatattcaAGCCATGTTTTTTCCTTACAAGTCTAAGCCCCCTcgtgattttattttaagctCGGTTTAGATATAAATTCGGATAGAAATATTTCAAGGATGACAGAGGGCCAGGCTTGATTGTTTGAAAAGTTatgatgtaaaaattaaatccaaacaAATGGGgggaaataacaaaaaatatttttttaataaataatttcctAACTAAGCCCAAGAAACAATGGCCAAGGAgagaatttttaatattttttttttaaattcaaaacaaacatcAAATAAGTTGCGTTAAATTAGTCAAACttgtatttaattatcattttaaaacaaaaacaaaaaacatatttaattgacgagatgaagatatatatatatatatatattacaagtaaattcatatctttttaaataaaaaaacaaaaaacatgttttatttgttctatctgtttttatcttttttttttatcttgaaataataattaaagactaaaaaatttaatttggaagAAATTTTGGTATAAACTTATAACATGGACGATCAATTTAGAATttgattgacaaaaaaaatagttttaacacacgccaaaatctaatttaaacctttaacaagattaaaaaaaaggttttacaCGAGAATGAAGTAAATCAACATGTtccaaattttataataaaaaatcaaaaaataaattttattacttaAAATCTTTATTCCTTACCCCAAACCCTCCTGACATGAAAGAACACAACACTCtccctgtctctctctctctagcacGCACTctcgaaaaataaaagaaacgaAACAGAGCTACTCTCTATCCATCTCGCTAACATGACTCGGCCTTTCAGGCTCCTAAACGCTGACATGAACTCTTCGGCGACTACCACTGGGTCGCCCCCACAACCACCAGCCACGGTGGACCCAGACTTCATGGTCATACTAGCAGCACTTCTCTGCGCTCTAATTTGTGTTCTTGGCCTAATCGCTGTAGCTCGCTGCGCTTGGCTCCGCCGCTTATCATCCCATACTCCAGCACCACCAGTTCCTCTCCCTCCTCCTTCCGTCGCCAACAAGgggttgaaaaagaaaaccctcCGCTCCCTCCCCAAACAAACCTTCTCTGAAGATTCCGCCGGAAAATTCTCCGACTGTGCAATCTGCTTAACGGAATTCTCAGTTGGAGATGAAATCCGTGTGTTGCCTCAGTGTGGACATGGGTTTCACGTGGCTTGTATTGACACGTGGTTGGGGTCTCACTCTTCGTGCCCTTCTTGCCGTCAGATTTTGATGGTTGACAGGTGTCAGAAGTGCGGGGGTTTGCCTTCAGGTTCGAGTTCTATTAGTGGCGGTGGTGGGGCTGAAACTGAGGCTGGACTAAAGGAGTGTGAAGATGATGCAAATAGGTTCTTGCCGTAGCTTAGTTagcttatttaaaatattagagcttatttatatatatataaaaaaaattatagctagCAATTTAATCTTGTTACtaattaaatatgatattaatcAATTCAGGATTGTAAGCTAATGCTATTTATATTAGGATAGTGGCTGTTTGGTAATTTGATGAATGTTGTTGAAAATAGAAatcaggaaataaaaaaataaataacaaaagacAAGCTAGAAGTTGTTTGAAGGAGAGGAATCCAGTAGGCGAGGGGCACCTGTCAAACATTAGCCATCAAATATCCACCACTTGAGTTCTGGCCTGCGTTGACGAGATGCTTGCTTGCCTTCAAAGCTCCGGAGTAGCGGTACAGCAGTTAAACGGCaattgttaaaacttaaaaCGAGCGGTATGAAATCCGACCCGATTTTAGAGGTGAATCCGATGCTCCATTGATTAAGCATCCGACattcattgtattttaaattaagctGTATGCGAGACAACCCGATCAAACTCAATTTACTTGGGGATTTAATTAGTTACCCGATCAACCCTGTcatatcttgatctaatttatatataaaaaacttgaaatgtgcTGTTTTGAATGCATCGAATTGACTTAAGTTAATTTATCTACCCCATAGTTTATATTTTAGATCTAGGGTGAgtttactaatttatttttaattaaaacaatgatgTTTCAATggcaaaaactattttttttttttgattaacatgggtgtccgggttaACTTGTGCGcgctcgactaatctcacggaccctgaagttaacgaccatgtaaacctccagtggccctgaggtttataaaacttgaattgGTGATATCTGAGGAGCAAACTCCAGAGCTTgatcagttgagctacaccaATCAATGTTAACTAATTGCTTTTTTAATCTCATGAGAAGACCGCTTGGATTGGTTATGGtgaatttgttattttctaGTCGATGTCTTGATATTTAGTATTGCggtgaagaatattttttaaaataattttttattttaaaatgtattaaaatatatttttatattattgatatAAACACgtcaaaattatcataaaacattaaaaaatatattatttaaaaacattttttaaactaaaaatactttgaaaaaacaccaaaacataGGATTTTATTAGAAGCAGGAGCcgtgaaaaaatcaagaagtaaATCATATTACTTTGTCCCAATTATAAAGTGgaatgtttaattttatatatcatcCATCGCCTTCGTTGACAAAGCTATAAGATTGAGAGCAAACATTAATGGgttaataaatatgataatattCCTCGGATCCACAATGGCGTCAGAAAGTGGCAACCGCGAAATTAAGTGCAGCAATACATGTGTCCCATCCCAAGGCTTGTACAAGATAAGTAGAGAACTGTCTTGTCATCGAACGAAGAAGGAGGAGCCATTGTGTTGGAGGCTGGAGGATGAGAGAGATTGCAAGTGCTCGTACTACGTCAGGCCATAAATATTGAAAACTTTGGTTACTACTTACTAGTGccatgattttaataatttgattcagttgtttttttgcttaaagAAAGGTTATGATTATACTTGAATACAAATAAtccttaatttaaattattttttcacttcaaattgagttaaaatcctgatttatttaaaaattaaattaaaagattcaaCTCTTAACTTGTATATTATAACTTAtactgtatttaaaaaataaataaaaaactgctTCGGGTGGGTTTTATCAAGTATATTtctacttaaaattaatttaatctatttttatcgtaaattattaataaaaataaaaatttattgacatgcaatctcattaaaaaatacgAATAATTAACAAAAGGGGCGAAGGAtgtattaatttcttattgtttGCGGCCATGGTAACGATATAGTCAACAAACCCACTAACTAACCTATGAACAAGAAATTAATGGCCACTAAAATAATCTCCTTAAGATATGATTAAATATTCACTAAATAAATGTTCACGTAAAGAACCtcatttatatagaaatatGCGATCATCCTCTTTCCTGTCTTTACCTAATAAAGATGGTGTTGGTCCACAATATGGTAATTAATTAAAGgcaatatttcttatatatatatattccatgaAATGAACCGTTTATTCCCTTTTACTTGGAGCCGTTCAATAAAATAAACCTCCACTCCATAAACCACAAAAAGTGATATTAAGTCTTTCAAGTATggtatcttttgtttttttatgtgttttgaaaatatattttaattaatatagtatttttcaatgcttttaatgtattaatataagaaatatattttaataatatatttttaaataaaaaacacttcataTTACAATACCTAACATACAACcatctttattttcttgtgaCTATAAGCCGTGGGATCATGTGCAGGGCACAATTTTCGCCAACTATAAACCATCCGCAGTCATGTATAAAAGTATTAACTTTATGTCAAATTATTGGATTCAATGAatgtatcttttaattttataaactatcatgaatattttaatattttcatgggATTTGAGAATCGAGTAAAACATTAGAGGCTAATTTGTGTTTCtccttataaattaattttaattttatgaattataatatatattataatattttttttcagatttatcAATAATTGATGGTTATATAACCACTAATCCTACATTACATGCAACAATACCTAGagttactattgaaaaaaaaatataaaagatcatTTAGCCATGTGGGTTCTTCATAGTAATTATGACCCATTACTTAGCCAATTTAACTCTTAATATAGGATTATTTaagtcaattgtttttttttgttattggaataaataaattgccatgattaaataaaaatgaagagccaaaaaaaaaaacaacagctgGGAATTGAACCCGACGTGAATCGAACACGCAACCTTCTGATCTGGAGTCAGACGCGCTACCATTGCGCCACGGATCCACTTGTTGTGTGCTTTAGGGATAAAGAATACTAAAACAATTTCTACGAGAGACAGAAGAACTGAAACGTAAAGCGGCCGTGTTAAGCGAGGGGGCAGGCATTtgtttagaagaaaacaaaaccaaaacggAGTTTGGGATTTAGTGCTGAGTTATGGTATATAATCAATCGAAGCTGAgttgattatgaaattgaaactGTTGATGCTCCTAAACCCTCTTGAAAATGGCAACAACATCATCAATTTCGACTCCGCAATTTCACTCTTTCTCTATCCAGGTAATTATTactgattattattattcaatctTAGTGCTAAATTTTCCCCATTTATAACATATAGTGTAGTGTACTTTGATGGTGTTTGATTATCTGATGATGTTATGTAGCCGCCGTCATCGTTATGGGCATCAAAACACCGGTTTTCTCCGAATGTAGTGAAACTCAGGAGGGATTTTGTCTTGTCTTTTTCACTACCCAATTGCAATCgagttttgttaattaatcCAAAGTTTCGATTTAGAGCTgcaattaataatgataatgataattcgGCGAATCCCGAAGACGAAGAGGTCGAGGAACAATGTATTCAAGACAAGGGAAAAACAGTGGTCAACAAGAGTGAGAGTGAGAGTGGGACCTCTGCACTACTGGATTGGAAAAAAGACCCAATTTCCAAATTTCAGGGAATGATTACCACTCtccctccttttgtttttgtggtgagttttctagtttgtttGAATCATCGAATTGCTCTATTGGGAAGCAtgaatgtgtgtttttttttatagtcttgGAAATGCTTATATGTGTTGGCAAAATGTGGAAATTTTGTTTTCGTGGtgagttttctagttttattgAATCATCGATGAATTCGAATTGCTCTCATTGGAAGCATGaatgtgttgtgtttttttatagtcttGGAAATGTTTCTAtgtttttgcaaaatttgaaaattttgtttttgtggaaaGTTTTCTGTATTTATTGAATCGTTGACGAATACGGATTGCTCTCAATGGAAATGCTTATATGTTTTGGCaaaatttggaattttttttttgtggtgagttctctttatttattgaatCCTCAACGAATACGAATTGCTCTCAATGTAAGCATGATTGTGTTGTGTGTTTTTATAGTCTTGGAAATGCTTGTATGTTCTGGAAAAATGTGGATTTTTTACTGTTTCTTGCTGAGTAATAGGAACTGGGTAGGCATCTTGAATGAACTCAGCAGGCATTAACACGATATCTACCTTGTAACAGTTAAAATGTGAAACCAAAACTTCTGTTTGGATTTGTTGACTAGGTTAGCATTTTCAGGTTATTTGCTACTTTGAGTCTTTGATTATCTGCAAGtagttgtaatttttaattggaaGCGAGAATGGGTACGGCGTACTTCTAAACTTGATCCATCCATTGGCAATTCTTGTTTGCTGCTGTGATTTTTTGAGGATAGGTTGTTAGTCTGTCTTTGATGAAAAGATCATGTGATCATAAGGGGTATTTTGGCATTCTAAATATAGATTATTCTACTCTTGCTTTTTATTAATAGAGGATTCTTGATTTTATCAGATGAAAAGAGGTGCTGGAAGCAATTTTGTAATATGGCTATGTATTGCTACTGCATTTTTGGTTGTTTCTGTGAGAGTATACATGGTTAGGAAGTCAAGGCCAAGCCGTCCTGGCTCTGTAGCTGATCTTGTTAGACGTGGCCAGCTGAGATCGGATAGAAGAGGCATGTATGATTTCAATCCCCAATACTTTCTCCTATTGTCCTCTGCATTGTTTCTGTGCACATTGTTGAACGATTATTTTACTGTGGTTTGAATGTTACTTTCTATTCCTGAAGAAGGATTGCCATTGCATGGTCTTTATTTGAAGAAACTAATTTGCTCCATCTCCCCTCCCCTCTTTTTTCTCAATTAGGTGTAAGAATCACATTTCATGCTAATCTTTAGTTATCACGTGCTGATTGAATGATAATAATGTGGTTTTAATGTGAAATCTCTTATACACAGATCAAGTCCTCTCAAATATGAGGATCCATTCAATAATCCATTGGTTAAAGTTGGCAAGAGCAATTCAACCATTGAGATATTTGGAAAGGTTTATCTCTTAGCCCCAGTTACTCTAACGGAAGAGCAACAAGCCATCCATCAGAGAAGGAGATCGCGAGCATACCAGTGGAAAAGACCAACCATTTTCCTTAAAGAAGGGGATCCAGTACCTCCTGATGTTGACCCTGACACAGTCAGATGGATTCCTACAAATCATCCTTTTGCAACTACTGCTAGTGACATTGACGAAGACTTGGCTCAAAACAATGTATATCAAAAGCATGGTGTTCCATTCCGTATAAAAGCTGAGCATGAGGCACTACAAAGAAAACTAGAAGCACTACAAAATGTAAGCACTTCAAAGATTTGTGCATTTAATGCCTTGATAATTTACAAATAGAAAGGGAAGAACGTATTCTCTGCAATGAGAAGTGCACCCCCCAAAACAACTATTTAAGAAAACATGCTGCTTGGCCTATTCCTAATTTTGGAAAATTCTGAGGACCCCAAAGCACCAGGTTTTTGCCATGTTGTCCTTTTGCTTTTGACAGCTATTGTACATGTGCCATTATATGAAGCTAGCAGGAAATTAACTTAGCAGATCCATGCATATATCCCATTTCTGTATGGTCCTGCACTAC from Populus trichocarpa isolate Nisqually-1 chromosome 5, P.trichocarpa_v4.1, whole genome shotgun sequence includes these protein-coding regions:
- the LOC7485656 gene encoding RING-H2 finger protein ATL8, whose product is MTRPFRLLNADMNSSATTTGSPPQPPATVDPDFMVILAALLCALICVLGLIAVARCAWLRRLSSHTPAPPVPLPPPSVANKGLKKKTLRSLPKQTFSEDSAGKFSDCAICLTEFSVGDEIRVLPQCGHGFHVACIDTWLGSHSSCPSCRQILMVDRCQKCGGLPSGSSSISGGGGAETEAGLKECEDDANRFLP
- the LOC7494719 gene encoding protein MULTIPLE CHLOROPLAST DIVISION SITE 1, which encodes MATTSSISTPQFHSFSIQPPSSLWASKHRFSPNVVKLRRDFVLSFSLPNCNRVLLINPKFRFRAAINNDNDNSANPEDEEVEEQCIQDKGKTVVNKSESESGTSALLDWKKDPISKFQGMITTLPPFVFVMKRGAGSNFVIWLCIATAFLVVSVRVYMVRKSRPSRPGSVADLVRRGQLRSDRRGISSPLKYEDPFNNPLVKVGKSNSTIEIFGKVYLLAPVTLTEEQQAIHQRRRSRAYQWKRPTIFLKEGDPVPPDVDPDTVRWIPTNHPFATTASDIDEDLAQNNVYQKHGVPFRIKAEHEALQRKLEALQNEQKLNKLVIDTGNAKEFERPFRFNPKSNELVEQNPFKSQSGDSKPSQSDRAPNPFNSSSSSEEMQKP